From Hymenobacter sediminicola:
TAGCAGGTCACTCACCGGTTCGCCGGTTCGGTGAGATTGACCGGCATCACCCTGGAGCAGATTGCTCAGCCAGCGGTGGTACTGGTTTCTGGTACCGGTCCAGCGCCAGCGAGGTGCCAGCCAAGTAGTAGAAGTGGCAGTTTGGGTCAGGTAGAAGAGAGGAATATCCAGCCCCAAACGATGCCGGACCTGTTCTTGGGCTGCCTGTAGCTGTTGGGTGGAAGCGGAGAGGGCGACGGTGGAAGACGTAAAGCGCGCCAGCAGATCCTGCTCATCTGGCAGAGTGCGCGTAAGCAGAAACAGTAAGGTTATGATCCCCCAGCTGATAAGCAGCGTCTGACCCAGTTGAGAGAAGAAACGCCCTGCCATATGTTAGGGCTTGGTAGAATCTAGTTGTAGGCTCAATACATCGTAGCCGGGGCGCACGCTCAGCATCCGCACCGATGCCATGCGGCGGGTTGTGATAAGTCGGTTGCGCGTAAAATACAGCACTACCAGTGGCGACTCGCGCCGTAGCAGCACTTGGAAACGCTTCAACAGCCGGGCATGGCGTTGCGGGTCAGGCTCGGCCGTAATAGCTTCTATAAGCCGGTCGGCTGCTGGCTGGCTGAAACGGCTGTAATTAACCAACCCAATGCCACGCGTATGTAGCAAAGGCATAAAATTATAGCCGAAAGGATTCCCTGAGGTTTTACGGACGAACATATCCATGTCGCCGGTGACCAACTGCCGCTGCAGCAAACTCGCCTCAGCAGGGCGTAGCTGCACTGCAACCCCAATGCGTGCCGCCGCCGCCTGAAACTGCAGCGCAACAGTTTCATGCTCAACGGCACCCGCATGGTAACTAATATGCAGAGCCAGTGGCCCCATATTGCCATTCCACCAGCCGCCTGCCGGGCGCAGCTGCCAGCCAGCGAGGCGGAGTTGGCGCTTGGCTTCGTTCAGAGAAAAAACCAAGTCAGGCAAACTGTCTTGGTAGGCCAGCCGGTCGTGCGGATTAATCAGGCTTACACTTCGATACGCCAGTCCTTGATGCGTTGCCTGCATCAAGTCCGGAATGTTAAACAGAAGGCTGAGTGCCCGCCGGGTGGCGGCAGTGCGCAGCATAGGACGTTGCGTATTAAACCCGGCCACTAGCATATCGTACGAATCGGCAGTGTAAAACGCCAGTCGTGCAGTGTCCGCAGAAGCCCGCAGTGCCGTGAAGTCACGCGCAGTAGGCATTGGATACAGGTCCAAGCTGCCGCGCCGCAGGGCTAGCAAAGCGGTAGTGTTGTCGGGAATTATTTGATAAGCAAGCCGTTCAGGTTTGGCTTGCAACCACGGCGGCTGGTTCTGCAACCGGCTGGCCCACCAACCCGATTTGCGCTCTAGCATCATATACCGGTTACTTTCCCAGCTTGTAAGCCGGTAAGGGCCACAACCAGGAAGCCGATCTGGATGCCGAGACAGTTGTGCCTGCCGGTAGCGGGCTGCAAAAGTGCGGAGTGCTGGATGCCGCCTGACAGCTTCTGTTGTGTCAGTGCGTAGCAGAGCGAGTGGCACATCCCGCAATGCGCCCGACGGATCAAGAGCGTATTCTGGCAGGATGGAATAGTCGCCGGATGCTAATACAATATCCGGCGAAGAGCTGCTGCAAACCAGGGTGAAGCGCTTAGGATCAGTGGAGTCCAGCTCTATTTCCTGCACAAACCCATATTGAGTCCGGGCAAACTCAGTGGGAAGACCTGGGCAATGCATCACCCGAAGTGTAAACGCTACGTCGCGGGCCAGTACAGGCTGGCCGTTGTCCCAGGTAGCTTCTGCCCGGAGTTGGTAGGTGAGGCGGGTGAGTGAGTCGCGCCGGCTGATTTGTGGTAACGCCTCTGCCAGCCAAGGTACTATTTTTAATTGCTCCGGGTTACTAGTCAACAAGCTGCAATGCAGTAGGTTGATAGCCTCAAGAGCCTGCGGAGTACTTACCAAGAGTGGATCCAGCGTTTCCGGGTCACTAGGCCAACGGATGCGAATGGTATCCGAGGAGTCTGTGGGGGTAGTACAGGCAGTAAGTGCGCCACAAAGGGCTAGCAGAAATACTAAGCTCGGAGGAAGCCTCATGGATGCGCAGCAGGCAGGTTGGACCCGCTGGGCAAGTTAGCTAAGAATTCCGTCGGCACGTATTCGGCTACCATCAAGTACTACTTGCCCGTCCAGCCGCCCGAGCCGTGGTCAGCGTCAATGCCCGTCCAGCCACCCGAACCATGGTCAGCGTCGATTCCGGTCCAGCCGCCCGAGCCGTGGTCTTCGTCAATGCCTGTCCAGCCACCCGAACCATGGTCAGCATCTGCTGACATAACGGTAGGAGTACCGGTAGGATAGATAGTAGCTGCAGGGTTAGAGAAGCTGCTGATCTGGAACAGGGCGAGGGCGAATAATTCTAACATGGCGCTGAGAGTTTGTGTCGTTCAAGTGATTGATTGACACAAAGGTGGGTGCAAACTCAAGCCGCGTAAAGGAAAGAAGAGTAGGAAAAGTGATTTGTATAAAAATTATAATTTGTTTAATATAAACTATAGTTCAGAATAGATAAAGTTGGATATCTCCTTATTGTAAAGCTAGCTGATGTGGCGGAAGTTGCTCAAAATGCCTTAAAATGTGACATCTTAGCTGCGAAAAAAGTCCATTTCTTCATTACAAAGGTCTGGACATATACCTGTGCCTGTAAAGGAAAATATGCGTTGTTTTGTGACAGTGTTTTAGCTGGCAGAAAACAACGATAGGGCCGCCCTACAGCCTTTATTTCGGTTTTTAGAATGGATGACCTGACAAATTTGGCTCGTATTGTGACAGACAGGAAGCTGAAAGTCCTTCCTCTGCTGGATTTTACTGCCCGGAATTCGTCCAATAAGGAAATGCAGTTGGTACGGCTGCTCACCGATAACCAGTCAAGAACACAACAGCAGATTATTAAGTCGCTGTACAGCAAGACGGATAAGGTGCGGCAGACGGCTTTTCGTAAACTTAAGTCACGGGTACAGCAAAAGCTACTGAATCACCTCTACTTTTTGGACGAAACTGATCCTCGGCATTTGGTTTCGCGGCGGTATGAGCATCAGTTTCTCGGCTTGTATCTGCAGGTTAATACCCTGTATTCAGAAGGCGAACTAAAAGCAGCTGAACCACTATGCCGAAAAGCCTTGCGCATAGCTCAGACGCAGGAAATGACCCAATACACCGTGTTGTGTGGTCAACTGCTGCGTAGTATCTATGCCGATATGCGACTGCCGGTGCGTTATCAAGCCAATAAAGAACTCCTTGCCAAAAACCAGCAACTGTTAGCGCTGGAAGAAGAAGCCGCCCAGATCTATTGGGATGTAAAGGCAACTATTGCCTATACCGTGCGTACACGCCGCTCGATTCTGGAAAAGATGGAGGTGCACGTGAAGCAGCTAGAGCACCTGCACCGGCAAGCCGGTTCCTACGCTACCTTCCTCTACCACTATCGTACCCGCCTGATTCAGGAAGAACTAATAGGAAACTATGAAGCTGTTATACAGATAACAGCGGATACTGCGCAGCAACTGGAGCGGGGCAAGATAAATGACAAGCGGTTTGATAAGCGTTTCAACGCATACATGAGCGTTTATGCGCATTTCCGGAGCCGCCAAGCCACTAAGGGGCTGAAACTGGCCGAGGAGTATGCCAAGGACTTTCACTATTCGTCGGTCAACTGGCTGTACTACCTGGAGATTTATCTGCTACTAGCCATCCATGCCGGGCAATATGGGCAGGCGCTGGAGTTGATGGAAAGTGCCCGCAAAAACGTCCATTTTGCAAAACAACGCGCCTTGGCTCAGCAGCGGTGGGACCTGTACGAAGCCTACCTGCAGTTTGTGCGTCCGGAAATGTCGCCGGTGCGGATGCGCAACTTCACCACCTTCGTGCAGACCATCCCGGACCATAGCCGGGATAAGCAGGGTTACAACGTAGCCGTACTTATTCTGCAGTTTCTGCACTTTCTGCGCCAGCGAGATATAGAAAGCATCCTGACACGTCTGGAGGGCTTGCGCAAGTATCAGCAGCGACACCTGCGGGAGTCGGGAAACCTGCGTAGCCAGTTGTTTTTTCGGATGCTGGCCGTTACCGTTAAATCGGATTTTGACCCCACACGTAGCCAGCAGAAAGCGGAGCCCCTGCTGAAGAAACTACAGGCTGCCCCGCCACCTGGTGAGGCGTTTGCTGAAATTGAAATAGTACCCTACGAGGAGCTTTGGCAGATAACGCTAGAAATTCTGCGCGTTACAGCCCTCTACAATGCCTTGCAGGATAAGCAACTACGCTAGTGGCCTGCCGTTTTGGTAGGCACTGCCGCTGGCTTGCTGCTGGACAGGGAGCTTTGCGCAGGCACCGCCGACGCCAGGTAGCGCTGGTATTGGGCTTCGGTTAATACGGTTTTCAGCTTCTCAGCATACTCTTGCTCGACTACCCGGAGCTTATTCTGGCGCATCGCTGGGTCGTCGCCGTACATGGTGTTGATCTGGCTTTCCTGCACAAGCCGGTCGTAGGTAAGGCGGCGTACCTGCACTGAGCGAGCATCATCGAGGGCGATGTGGCTAGCCAGATGGCGAGTTACTTCCATAGCCTCTGAGCGAAGCTTGTCGGTGCCTTGCTGGGCTAGCGCAGAGAAAGAAAGCAGGCTGCAGCCGCCAACAATCAGTAGGGAAAATAGTTTTTTCATATCAGAGCGGAAAAACGGGGTTGCCGTATTTAGTACAAAGAAAGCAATGTTTTATATGATTAATGCTGCACTATGTAATTATTTTGAAATATGTCAAGAACAAGTAGCAATACGATTGGCAATGTATGTGCGTACCGTGTTTGCGCTACGGTGCGACTGTGACGGTAATAATTCGACTTACGCAGTGGCTGTCGGGGCAGGAGCCCGGGCCGTTCCCACGCAATGCCATCCGGACCGGATATTGGCCCGGGCGCCGGAAGTAATGTTCTACACGTCTTCCATTGGCAACGGCCCCATCCCGGAAGTCCCATAACACTACTACGTTTTCGCAAAGCGGCAACTGGGAGTCAACAGCATCGAACACGATGGGTTGGCCGGGGTGTATGACAGCTGGAGTGGCTGAGAAATTGAGTACTATTTCCTGGGTGAAATCGATAGGCAGAATCTTCTCAGCAGTTCGGACTTCACCGGTTTTCTCATCTACTACGTCCAACTGTACGGTGTAGAGGCGGCGGGCCGCATAGCAATGCGACACTTTCGTGCCCGTCAGCGTCGTGCCGTCGCCCATCAGCCAATGGAAGGTGAGTGACCCCGCTGCCGAATCAACAGAGGAACTGGCATCCAGCTCCACGCAAAGCTCAGCAATGCGCGGCTCCGGGCACGCTACGCTTGTGGTGTCGCCGGCGCGCTGGGCGGTAGCTTTGGCAGCGGGAAACAAGCAGGCCCCCAGCAGAAACAAGAGTGCTGGAAGCAGAAAAGAACGTCTCATGCACGCTAAATTCTTAGAATGGGCCGTCAGGTAATCAAAACTTATTGAGCCGCTGGAGAACGTCCCGCAGATATGTCTGGCCGATAGGAATGTGCTTGCCATCGATGAGAATAGTATTGTCTTCAATAGCCTGCACCCGTTTCAGGTTGACAATAAACGAGCGGTGAACCCGGACGAATACCGCCGCCGGAAACTTCTCTTCTACCGCTTTCATTGTGCTGTACACAATGAGCTTACTTTGGCCGGTCACAACGTGCACGTAGTCGCCGAGAGCTTCCACGTAGCGCACTTCCTCGAACGTCACCTTTACCAGCTTTGCATCAACTTTTACAAAGGTGAAGTCGACAGACGGCTCCGCAACTGTCAACTCAGCCGAGCTACGGGTTTCAGTAAGCTCAAGGGCACGCTGAGCGGCTTTGAGGAAGCGGGCATAGCTAATGGGTTTCACTAGGTAATCAACTACGTCGTGCTCAAAAGCCTCTACAGCGTATTGCTTACTGCTGGTAATAAGTACAACAAGAGGAGGATTCTGGAGCGTGCGCAGTAGGTCAATACCCGACATGAGAGGCATTTCTACATCCAAAAAGAGCACATCTACTTCCTGCTTCCGTAGCACTTCGGCCGCCGCAACAGCACTCTCGCAGCTGCCAACAGCCGTCAGAAAAGGGGTGCTGGCAATACAGTTTTTCACTACCTGAATAGACAGCGGGTCATCGTCGACGACCAAACAACGGAGAGCAACAGAGTGCGGCATATAATCAAAGGTAAACTATCCCCCAAAATAGCTATAAAACTTGCTGACAACCTTAAGTCGGGCCCGCAGCAGCAATTCGGGCGCGCAACAATGGATATAGCCAGTCGAGTTGCTGATCAATAACCAAGATGTGCTCGGTCAATACTGTCATTTCGACTTCCTGTTTGGCTTGCTGTTCTAGGTTTTCCAGCGCTGTATGCAAGGCATCTACGCCAAAATAGGCAGTTTGGCCTTTCAGCTTATGCGCAGTACTGGCAAGTGTGGGCCTGTCGCCTGTTGATAAGGCAACTCTGAGCTGCTGCTGCAGGGTGGGGGCGTGAGTGAGAAAAATGTTGATTATCTGTTGGATAAAGGCTTCGTTTCCTCCTGCCAGTTCTTCCAGTATGCTCCAGTCGAGAGAAGGTAAAGATTCGGTTGCAGTTGGTGACTGGCTGTATGTGGCGGGGGCTGGCGAATCAGCGGAAACGGTGGCGCGGCCTGTGTACTGGGCTAGGCGCGAGAATAGGAGCGCCGGATCGAAGGGCTTGGCCAGTGTATCGTTCATGCCGGCCTCCAGGGCCAGAATCCGGTCTTCGGGTAAGGCGGAGGCGGTGAGGCCAATGATAGGAAACGTATCGGCAGCAGGAAAAAGAGCCCGCAGTTGGCGGGAAGCCTCGTAGCCGTCCATTTCGGGCATCTGCACGTCCATCAGCACAGCATCAAAATCCCCGGACTCGGCTGCCTGCACGGCGAGTCGGCCGTTGGCGGCTACCGTGACGTGCACATTCCAGGCCTCCAACGTTTTTCGCGCCACCAGTTGGTTCATTTCATTGTCTTCGGCTACCAGCACGCGAAGGGCGGGCTCGAAGCGGCCTACAGCGAGGCTGGCTTCGGCCGGAACAGTAGTGGGGTCAGCGACGGGGTAGCGAATAGCAAACGCAAAGACGGAGCCCACGCCATCCTCGCTTTCTACCCACAGCTGGCCGCCGTGCAGCTCCACCAGATTCCGGGCAATGCTCAGGCCCAGGCCGGTGCCGCCAAACTGCCGGGTGGTGCTGGTGTTGGCCTGCGAGAAATCCTCGAAAATAGCATCGAGCTTGCCAGCCGGGATGCCAATACCCGTATCCTGTACCGCGAAGTGGACTGTGGGCTGGTCTGTATCTGCCCCATCGGGCACCGATACGTGCACCGTTACGCCCCCCGTCGTCGTAAATTTGACTGCATTGCCAATGAGGTTAACGAGCACCTGATTCAACCGTACCGGGTCGCCGAGAACAGCGGCGGGCACTTCCGGCGCAATATTGAGGCGAAGATAAAGGTGCTTGCTTTCGGTGGCGAAACGGAACATACTGGTTACGCGCCGCAACAGCTCCGGCAACCGAAACGCGGTGTGCTCCAGTGTCATTTTGCCTGCCTCGATTTTAGAGGAGTCCAGAATGTCGTTGATGATGATTAGCAGGTTCTGCGACGATGACTGCACGGCCTCCAGATACTCACTTTGCTCGCCATTGAGCGGCGTTTGGCGCAGCAAGTGCGAAAGGCCAATGACGGCATTCATTGGGGTCCGGATTTCGTGGCTCATGTTGGCCAGAAACTGGGCTTTTGCTTTGCGTGAGGCTTCGGCTACGTCGCGCGCTACGGTTAGCTCGGCGTTCATTTCTTCGATGTGCGCCTTCTGCTTGCGCAATTCCTGGGTTCTTTCGCGCACAGTGGTTTCCAACTGCATTTTCTGCTGCCGTAACACGGCCTCGCGCCCCCGCACAACTGCCCAGATGCCTGCCCCGGCCATCAGCACGCTCAGCGTCGCAAACCACCACGTCCGCCAAAAAGGCGTAGCAATGCCAAATGAAACGGCCGCCGGCTGACTCCAGGGACTTTGTTCGTTCCGGCGGGCGTGTACCTCAAACACGTAGTCTCCGGCATCGAGGCGCGGGAATTGCGCTTCAGTTACAGCAGAAGGCTTGCTCCACACGGAGTCATAGCCGCGCAAACGGTACTGGTACTGCACGTTCGCCGGACCAGCCAGCAAGCTCACTGCCCGGAAAGCAAAGCTCATCCGGTGCCGGGTAGCAGGCAACTGGCCTAGTAGCTGCGGGTCATGAGCGTCGCCATTCACTTCGCTGCCCGTAATGGCTGGGGCCGGCACCGCCAGGCTAGGCAGAAGTGCCGGATAATTGGTGCGCACGCATAGCAGGCCCGTACGGGTCTGAATCCAGACGCAGTAGTCGTTCCAAGCCACGGCTGCCATGGGCAGTAGTTCCCGTACTAGTGGGTTGTTGGGCAGAGCAGCTGGCCGGAAACGCCGCCGCGAGCCATCTAAAAAACTTAGTCCGTTGCGGTGTATAGCTAGCACCTGCTCAGCCCGAAAATCGTAGCGGTAGCCGCCGTGGTAGTTGGCGCCCCAGCGCACAGGTAGCAGGGTGTAGCAATAGGGCGAAAGTAGACCTTCGGTCGTGGTGTAGGGGCGGAGTTTGCCTTTCTCGTAGCGGAGTACACCGCTACCTTCCGTGCCTATCCAGACCCGACCTGCATCGTCGGTGAGCAAACTTGACACGTCGATAGCACCGTTCCGGAAGCGAAAATAATGGAACCGCCCCCGCTGCCAGAACGCCAGCCCAGTATCATGAGTGCCCAGCCACACCCGGCCTGCCGAATCGGTGGCCAGGGCGTAGATGGTATTGTGCAGCAGGCCATTGGCGGTGGTGAAGTGTTCGGCAGCTTGCATAGTGTCGGCTGGCAGACGGTATACGCCATCCAGCGCGGTGCCTATCCACAAGTCGCCATTGGGATGCTGAGCCAGAGCCGTAACACTGAGTTGCGGCGGCAGCCGGCGTACGCGCCTCATGGGCTGCTGGCCCGATGGAAGTGGTTTCTGCCATAGGCCGTGTCCCTGAGTGCCTGCCCAGAGCATCTGCGGCGTTGTGGTAGGGTAACGGCCATCGAAAATGGGGTTGGTACGCTCTGAAGGCGTTTGCAGCACTACGCTGGGCGAATAAGGCAGTAGCCTAGGCGGATAGGCAAATAGTGGCGAGGAAAGCCCTGCGGTTGGGTTCAGCGTAAAGTACTCGCCGCTGGCAGAAATACCTGCAGTGCGGCCTCCTTCGAGCAAGGCTAGTGTGGCCGTTTGTGATGAAGCTGGAGTTGGGTAGAAGCTGATGTGGCGGTCAGACCAGCGCCATAGGCCCTGACCGGCCGTACCGATCCAGAGCGTATGTTCCCGGTCAGTGAACTGGCACTGCGGTATAGTGCCGGTGGGCAGCACCTGTTGCAGGGTAGGCAGGCGGCTCGCAAGTCCGAGCGGCAACTCGGCAGTTGTAGTTGTATCAGGAGCTGGAATGCCAGGGGCAGTGCGCAGGGCCTTGGGTCGCGCCGCACCGGCCGCTAGGGCCTGAAAGCGCCGACCAGTCCAGTAGGAAGCGCCGCCTTGGTAGTGTGCTGCCCAAAGTTGGCCAGTGCGTGGCTGTACGTAAAGCTGGGTCACAAAATCCTCAGCCAGCCCGTCTTTAGTGGTGTACGTGATGAACTCCGTGCCATCGTAGCGCACGAGGCCCTCTGCAGTACCAATCCAAAGGTAGCCCTGTCGGTCTTGGGTTAGTGCGTAGATGAAGGGCTGCGGCAAGCCCTCAGCAGCTCCGAAGTGCTTAACAAACTGCTGCGGCTGCCCCGTTTGAGCCGTGCCAGGGCGGCCCGCTAAAAGCAGGGCCAGTAGAACCGTAACACGAAGCAGAAGCAAGAAAACGCGCGGCACAAGGAACAGTCAGGAAGCCAGAGAAACAGAAGCCACAGCAAGATACTGGGCCGGCAGCGGAGTGAACATCGGCCATCGGGGAAACCAGGTTATTTCCCGTTGAATCGGTTGGTCTACCAGTTTATCCTGTCTCTACTGCTGCCTTCAGCTCACATCTAATCAGGCTACTTGCCGATTACCTTGAACTCGGTGCGGCGGTTTTGCTGGCGGCCGGCCTTGGTAGTGTTGGGGGCTACAGGCTGGGTGTCGCCGTAGCCAGCGAAGGTGAGGCGGTCTTTGGCCACACCCTTTGTTACGAGGTAGTCCACTACGGCTTTGGCGCGGCGCTGGCTCAGGTCTTTGTTATAAGCGGCATTGCCCACGTTGTCGGTGTGGCCCGATATTTCCAGGCGTAGGGCAGGCGTCTCGGCCAGCAGCTTCTGCAGGCGTTCCAGCTCGCCGGTACTTTCCTTGCGCAGCGTCGCCTTGTCGAAGTCGAAGAAAATGTTGTTTAGCACCACCTTCACGCCCACATCCAGCTTCTTGAGCTGCACATCCTTCACTACCTCCGAATAGGCGGCGCCAGCTGGCAAATCGAAGTTTTCGGAGTGGAATAAGTAGCCTTCCTGGCGTACCACGATACCATAATTTACGCCCGAAGGCAGGCTTACGAGGTAGCGGCCCGACTGCGCATTGGCCCGGAATGAGGCAATGTTTTCGTTGCGCGAGTTGTCAATAACGTCGATGGTAGCTTCCAACGGCTGCTTACTGGCAGCATCCGTCACGGTGCCTTTCAGGATGGTTACCTGAGCCGTAGCCACGGGCACGGGCGGGGCTAGCAGCGTTTCTTTCACTGGCTGGGCCCGCGAAGCCAGCAACTGGTCTTCCTGGCTGAGCACGGGCGGCTTTTCGGCCCCTAGAAACGTAATCTGGTAGATGTCCTTGGAACCCATTCCATCGTCGCGGAACGAGGAATAGTAGCCGTGGCGGCCCGACGCAGAAATTACAAAAAATACGTCGTCGTCGGGAGTATTGATGGGCCAGCCCAGATTCTCGGGCGCGCTCCATTGCCCGTTCTGGAACGTGGATTTGAAGATGTCATAGCCGCCCATAGAGTTGTGGCCCTCCGATGAAAAGTACATCGTCTTGCCATCGGGGTGCAGAAACACGCCTTCTTCACCATAGGGCGTGTTGATAGCGGGGCCGAGGTTGATGGCCGGTCCGCGGCCCTCTATCTCAATCTTGTAAATGTCGCGCCCGCCAAGCCCACCAGGCTTGTCGCTCACAAAAAGCAAACTGCGCCCATCCGGCGTGTAGGCCGCCGACGACTCGTGCGCCTTGCTATTGATACGACTGCCCAATTGCTTCGGCTTGCTCCATTCGGCGCCCCGCAGGTTGCTTTCGTTCAGGTCGCCGCCATTGTCCTCTACATACACTAGCAGGCGCTGGGCATCGGGCGCGAGGCCGACAGTGGCGTCGTGGCCAGCGGTATTCACGGTTTCGCCGAGGCCGCGGGCCGGGCCCCAGGCACCGTTTTCGCGGTTGCTCTGGTACACATCCTCAAAGAAGCCGCCCGATTCAGGGTCTTTCTCGCCTCCCGTAGAGCCTTGGCGGCGCGAGGTAAACAGAATCACCGATTCATCGGCGGAGATAACGGGACCGTAGTCGGGGTAAGGCGAGTTGACGCCCGGTCCGGCATTGTCCACGAACACCCGTATGGGCTTGGCTTCCAGCTTACGGCCGTTTTCACATTCTTTGATTTTCTTCTGGATGTCCTGCGTGAAGCCGGCCGTGTTTTTGGTGCCGGTAGCCGGCGTGGCCTGCTTGTATTCAGCTATGGCTTCCTGCCACTTGCCGTTCAGATGAAGCCCGCGGCCCAACAAATAGTGAATACGCGGATCGACGCCGGAATTGAGCTGATATGCCTTTTGCAGATAAGCCAATGCCCGCGGCTTGAAGCCTGAGTGCAGGTAACAATCCCCGATTTTGAGGTTCAGCTCCGCGTTTTCGGCGTTAAATTTCTGAGCCTCCAAGTAGTGCGGCAAGGCCTGCTCGTAGCGCGGCGGGTCGGCTTGGTACCACTCATCCCCCAGCTTAATGGACTTCAGCGCCGCCTTTAGCCCGTCTTTATTGGAGCTGAACTGCTCTTTGCTGAACTCTACACTTTGCGCCTGGGCCGCCGAAGAAAGCAGGAGCAGGGCGAGTAAATACTTATACATAGAAGTTGAAATCTGGAAAGCCCACCAGCTGAGCGGCGCCGGAGCAGGGCGCGTGCTGATGTTGGAGGCCGTTATGAATACAAGGCTTACTCGCCGCAGCCGGAGTTGG
This genomic window contains:
- a CDS encoding ABC transporter substrate-binding protein; the encoded protein is MLTSNPEQLKIVPWLAEALPQISRRDSLTRLTYQLRAEATWDNGQPVLARDVAFTLRVMHCPGLPTEFARTQYGFVQEIELDSTDPKRFTLVCSSSSPDIVLASGDYSILPEYALDPSGALRDVPLALLRTDTTEAVRRHPALRTFAARYRQAQLSRHPDRLPGCGPYRLTSWESNRYMMLERKSGWWASRLQNQPPWLQAKPERLAYQIIPDNTTALLALRRGSLDLYPMPTARDFTALRASADTARLAFYTADSYDMLVAGFNTQRPMLRTAATRRALSLLFNIPDLMQATHQGLAYRSVSLINPHDRLAYQDSLPDLVFSLNEAKRQLRLAGWQLRPAGGWWNGNMGPLALHISYHAGAVEHETVALQFQAAAARIGVAVQLRPAEASLLQRQLVTGDMDMFVRKTSGNPFGYNFMPLLHTRGIGLVNYSRFSQPAADRLIEAITAEPDPQRHARLLKRFQVLLRRESPLVVLYFTRNRLITTRRMASVRMLSVRPGYDVLSLQLDSTKP
- a CDS encoding LytR/AlgR family response regulator transcription factor, which gives rise to MPHSVALRCLVVDDDPLSIQVVKNCIASTPFLTAVGSCESAVAAAEVLRKQEVDVLFLDVEMPLMSGIDLLRTLQNPPLVVLITSSKQYAVEAFEHDVVDYLVKPISYARFLKAAQRALELTETRSSAELTVAEPSVDFTFVKVDAKLVKVTFEEVRYVEALGDYVHVVTGQSKLIVYSTMKAVEEKFPAAVFVRVHRSFIVNLKRVQAIEDNTILIDGKHIPIGQTYLRDVLQRLNKF
- a CDS encoding PKD domain-containing protein; the encoded protein is MRRSFLLPALLFLLGACLFPAAKATAQRAGDTTSVACPEPRIAELCVELDASSSVDSAAGSLTFHWLMGDGTTLTGTKVSHCYAARRLYTVQLDVVDEKTGEVRTAEKILPIDFTQEIVLNFSATPAVIHPGQPIVFDAVDSQLPLCENVVVLWDFRDGAVANGRRVEHYFRRPGQYPVRMALRGNGPGSCPDSHCVSRIITVTVAP
- a CDS encoding hybrid sensor histidine kinase/response regulator — protein: MLLLRVTVLLALLLAGRPGTAQTGQPQQFVKHFGAAEGLPQPFIYALTQDRQGYLWIGTAEGLVRYDGTEFITYTTKDGLAEDFVTQLYVQPRTGQLWAAHYQGGASYWTGRRFQALAAGAARPKALRTAPGIPAPDTTTTAELPLGLASRLPTLQQVLPTGTIPQCQFTDREHTLWIGTAGQGLWRWSDRHISFYPTPASSQTATLALLEGGRTAGISASGEYFTLNPTAGLSSPLFAYPPRLLPYSPSVVLQTPSERTNPIFDGRYPTTTPQMLWAGTQGHGLWQKPLPSGQQPMRRVRRLPPQLSVTALAQHPNGDLWIGTALDGVYRLPADTMQAAEHFTTANGLLHNTIYALATDSAGRVWLGTHDTGLAFWQRGRFHYFRFRNGAIDVSSLLTDDAGRVWIGTEGSGVLRYEKGKLRPYTTTEGLLSPYCYTLLPVRWGANYHGGYRYDFRAEQVLAIHRNGLSFLDGSRRRFRPAALPNNPLVRELLPMAAVAWNDYCVWIQTRTGLLCVRTNYPALLPSLAVPAPAITGSEVNGDAHDPQLLGQLPATRHRMSFAFRAVSLLAGPANVQYQYRLRGYDSVWSKPSAVTEAQFPRLDAGDYVFEVHARRNEQSPWSQPAAVSFGIATPFWRTWWFATLSVLMAGAGIWAVVRGREAVLRQQKMQLETTVRERTQELRKQKAHIEEMNAELTVARDVAEASRKAKAQFLANMSHEIRTPMNAVIGLSHLLRQTPLNGEQSEYLEAVQSSSQNLLIIINDILDSSKIEAGKMTLEHTAFRLPELLRRVTSMFRFATESKHLYLRLNIAPEVPAAVLGDPVRLNQVLVNLIGNAVKFTTTGGVTVHVSVPDGADTDQPTVHFAVQDTGIGIPAGKLDAIFEDFSQANTSTTRQFGGTGLGLSIARNLVELHGGQLWVESEDGVGSVFAFAIRYPVADPTTVPAEASLAVGRFEPALRVLVAEDNEMNQLVARKTLEAWNVHVTVAANGRLAVQAAESGDFDAVLMDVQMPEMDGYEASRQLRALFPAADTFPIIGLTASALPEDRILALEAGMNDTLAKPFDPALLFSRLAQYTGRATVSADSPAPATYSQSPTATESLPSLDWSILEELAGGNEAFIQQIINIFLTHAPTLQQQLRVALSTGDRPTLASTAHKLKGQTAYFGVDALHTALENLEQQAKQEVEMTVLTEHILVIDQQLDWLYPLLRARIAAAGPT
- a CDS encoding OmpA family protein; protein product: MYKYLLALLLLSSAAQAQSVEFSKEQFSSNKDGLKAALKSIKLGDEWYQADPPRYEQALPHYLEAQKFNAENAELNLKIGDCYLHSGFKPRALAYLQKAYQLNSGVDPRIHYLLGRGLHLNGKWQEAIAEYKQATPATGTKNTAGFTQDIQKKIKECENGRKLEAKPIRVFVDNAGPGVNSPYPDYGPVISADESVILFTSRRQGSTGGEKDPESGGFFEDVYQSNRENGAWGPARGLGETVNTAGHDATVGLAPDAQRLLVYVEDNGGDLNESNLRGAEWSKPKQLGSRINSKAHESSAAYTPDGRSLLFVSDKPGGLGGRDIYKIEIEGRGPAINLGPAINTPYGEEGVFLHPDGKTMYFSSEGHNSMGGYDIFKSTFQNGQWSAPENLGWPINTPDDDVFFVISASGRHGYYSSFRDDGMGSKDIYQITFLGAEKPPVLSQEDQLLASRAQPVKETLLAPPVPVATAQVTILKGTVTDAASKQPLEATIDVIDNSRNENIASFRANAQSGRYLVSLPSGVNYGIVVRQEGYLFHSENFDLPAGAAYSEVVKDVQLKKLDVGVKVVLNNIFFDFDKATLRKESTGELERLQKLLAETPALRLEISGHTDNVGNAAYNKDLSQRRAKAVVDYLVTKGVAKDRLTFAGYGDTQPVAPNTTKAGRQQNRRTEFKVIGK